One region of Streptomyces davaonensis JCM 4913 genomic DNA includes:
- a CDS encoding SsgA family sporulation/cell division regulator: MNTTVSCELHLRLVVSSESSLPVPAGLRYDTADPYAVHATFHTGAEETVEWVFARDLLAEGLHRPTGTGDVRVWPSRSHGQGVVCIALSSPEGEALLEAPARALESFLKRTDAAVPPGTEHRHFDLDQELSHILAES; encoded by the coding sequence ATGAACACCACGGTCAGCTGCGAGCTGCACCTGCGCCTCGTTGTGTCGAGCGAGTCCTCCCTGCCTGTCCCCGCAGGCCTGCGGTACGACACGGCCGACCCCTACGCCGTGCACGCCACCTTCCACACCGGAGCCGAGGAGACCGTCGAGTGGGTGTTCGCCCGCGACCTCCTGGCTGAGGGCCTGCACCGGCCCACCGGCACCGGCGACGTCCGAGTCTGGCCGTCGCGCAGTCACGGCCAGGGAGTCGTGTGCATCGCCCTGAGCTCCCCGGAGGGCGAAGCCCTTCTCGAAGCCCCCGCACGCGCCCTGGAGTCCTTCCTGAAGCGAACAGACGCCGCCGTGCCCCCCGGCACGGAACACCGGCACTTCGATCTCGATCAGGAGCTCTCACACATCCTGGCGGAGAGCTGA
- a CDS encoding SCO7613 C-terminal domain-containing membrane protein: MTHIPSPAEELRLLDAELRQLDARRSQLLARRGWLVATLDAARPRAVTPPPAAQRPEAAPPRVQNVLLILGGTLLTIAALAFTLVGWGHLGIAGRAAVLGAITVAALAAPLPLLARGLRSTAESVAGLGLALTVLDAYALHEVALGEVDGVGYTAVSAAALAVIWTAYGLLPRTAELRLPLPSALAAAQLPLPLWALAADAGLVEFAAALLVTAGFNTAVALRVPTRSVRVAAVVGACGMGAGGVLTAGGLSLAATGPSAAARAAALLLLGAAIALTAAWRTAKPAAPVGGVLLVAALGGVPRVVLPEAWTVPAYLACAIALLAALRVPSVPEPVRQGLAMASAGVQALAALWAAQLVAVTLLGPLAWIERPWSGAPSDIRATVTAELPWPPYTETAPLVLATVATVLAFTAHSWARPTALGLAWAAALVFPPVLELPYEAGLLVALAVTALALLGAATTFTASATSATSATSATEADSTTGTPEATTAPSAPTIPTSWILAALATLTSAHAALLALAAQSATLAVLTTLTVLFAAATLRVPQFAAPAALAYATALTCAIGAAADWQPQHTALLVLTVPVTAALLAHRLGSAHRATLPIEVTGAAAALLAIGLTITDPPMLALVLALCGVITAATTLRPDRRAVGYASAALFVLATWVRLAAWEVGTPEAYTLPMTIPALLVGALRRRRDPQTSSWTAYGPGLAATLLPSLIAAWADPHWTRPLLLGLAALSLTLLGGGHQLQAPLLLGGAVLALDALHELSPYIVQVTDALPRWALPALAGLLLLMLGATYEQRIRDVRRMRDALGRMN; the protein is encoded by the coding sequence ATGACGCACATTCCCTCCCCCGCCGAGGAGTTGCGGCTCCTCGACGCGGAGCTGCGACAACTGGACGCCCGGCGGTCCCAGTTGCTCGCCCGCCGCGGCTGGCTGGTCGCCACGCTGGACGCCGCCCGGCCGCGCGCGGTGACACCGCCCCCGGCAGCGCAGCGCCCCGAGGCCGCGCCTCCGCGCGTGCAGAACGTGCTGCTGATCCTCGGCGGCACCCTGCTCACGATCGCCGCGCTGGCGTTCACCCTGGTCGGCTGGGGCCACCTGGGCATCGCCGGCCGGGCCGCGGTGCTGGGCGCGATCACGGTGGCGGCGCTGGCCGCTCCGCTCCCGCTGCTGGCCCGTGGCCTGCGCTCGACGGCGGAGTCGGTGGCCGGGCTCGGTCTGGCGCTGACGGTGCTGGACGCGTACGCCCTGCACGAGGTCGCGCTGGGCGAGGTGGACGGCGTCGGCTACACGGCGGTGTCGGCGGCGGCGCTTGCGGTGATCTGGACGGCGTACGGCCTGCTGCCGCGGACGGCCGAGCTGCGGCTGCCGCTGCCCTCCGCGCTGGCGGCGGCCCAACTCCCGCTGCCGCTGTGGGCGTTGGCGGCTGATGCCGGGCTGGTCGAGTTCGCCGCCGCGCTGCTGGTGACGGCAGGTTTCAACACGGCTGTGGCGCTCCGGGTGCCGACCCGCTCCGTACGTGTCGCGGCCGTCGTCGGCGCGTGCGGCATGGGCGCCGGAGGTGTGCTGACCGCCGGGGGGCTGTCCCTGGCGGCCACTGGTCCGAGCGCCGCCGCCCGTGCGGCGGCGCTCCTCCTCCTGGGTGCGGCGATCGCGCTGACGGCCGCCTGGCGTACGGCGAAGCCGGCCGCGCCGGTCGGCGGCGTGCTGCTGGTCGCGGCGCTGGGCGGCGTCCCGCGCGTGGTGTTGCCGGAGGCGTGGACGGTTCCGGCGTATCTGGCCTGTGCCATCGCCCTGTTGGCGGCGCTGCGCGTGCCGAGCGTCCCTGAGCCGGTGCGGCAGGGCCTCGCCATGGCCTCCGCCGGTGTCCAGGCGCTGGCCGCGCTGTGGGCGGCGCAGCTCGTCGCCGTCACACTGCTGGGCCCGCTCGCCTGGATCGAGCGCCCCTGGTCGGGCGCGCCCTCGGACATCCGCGCCACGGTGACGGCGGAGCTGCCCTGGCCTCCGTACACGGAGACGGCCCCGCTGGTCCTGGCAACCGTCGCGACGGTACTGGCCTTCACCGCCCACTCCTGGGCGAGGCCGACGGCGCTGGGCCTGGCCTGGGCGGCGGCGCTGGTGTTCCCGCCGGTACTGGAACTGCCGTACGAGGCAGGCCTGTTGGTTGCGCTCGCGGTAACGGCGCTGGCGTTGCTGGGTGCGGCGACGACCTTCACGGCATCCGCGACCTCCGCAACCTCCGCAACCTCCGCAACCGAAGCTGACTCCACGACCGGCACGCCCGAAGCGACCACCGCTCCAAGCGCCCCAACCATTCCGACCTCCTGGATCCTCGCCGCCCTCGCCACCCTCACCTCCGCCCACGCCGCCCTCCTCGCCCTGGCCGCGCAGTCCGCGACCCTGGCCGTGCTCACGACGCTGACGGTCCTCTTCGCGGCGGCGACCCTGCGCGTCCCGCAGTTCGCCGCACCGGCGGCCCTGGCCTACGCCACCGCCCTGACCTGCGCAATCGGCGCCGCCGCCGACTGGCAGCCGCAGCACACGGCGTTGCTGGTCCTGACGGTCCCGGTGACCGCCGCCCTGCTCGCCCACCGCCTCGGCAGCGCGCACCGGGCGACGCTCCCGATCGAGGTGACGGGCGCCGCAGCGGCACTCCTGGCCATCGGACTCACGATCACCGACCCCCCTATGCTCGCCCTCGTCCTCGCCCTGTGCGGAGTGATCACCGCGGCCACGACGCTACGACCGGACCGCCGCGCCGTCGGCTACGCGTCCGCCGCCCTCTTCGTCCTGGCCACCTGGGTCCGCCTGGCCGCCTGGGAGGTCGGCACACCCGAGGCGTACACGCTCCCGATGACGATTCCGGCCCTGCTCGTCGGCGCCCTGCGCAGGCGCCGCGATCCGCAGACCTCGTCGTGGACGGCGTACGGGCCGGGCCTGGCCGCGACCCTGCTGCCGAGCCTGATCGCGGCCTGGGCCGACCCGCACTGGACGCGCCCCCTCCTGCTGGGCCTGGCGGCCCTGTCGCTCACCCTGCTGGGCGGCGGTCACCAGCTCCAGGCGCCGCTGCTGCTCGGCGGCGCGGTGCTCGCCCTGGACGCCCTGCACGAACTGTCCCCGTACATCGTCCAGGTGACCGACGCCCTCCCCCGCTGGGCACTTCCCGCACTCGCCGGACTCCTGCTGCTCATGCTGGGCGCGACGTACGAGCAGCGGATCAGGGATGTCCGACGGATGCGGGATGCTCTGGGGAGGATGAACTAG
- a CDS encoding DsbA family protein, which produces MSDSSPVRTAAPVLDVWCELQCPDCRTALDDLRALRARYGDRLELRLRHFPLEKHKHAFAAAQAAEEALEQGQGWPYVEAVLGRVEELDRKGEPFLVEVARELGLDSEEFDTALIDGRHILIVDADQAEGKAIGVTGTPTYVIGGERLDGGKSQEGLRERIEEIADRLLAEAGQG; this is translated from the coding sequence ATGAGCGACTCCTCCCCCGTCCGTACCGCCGCACCCGTCCTCGACGTCTGGTGCGAACTCCAGTGCCCGGACTGCCGTACCGCCCTCGACGATCTGCGAGCCCTGCGCGCCCGCTACGGCGACCGGCTGGAACTGCGGCTGCGGCACTTCCCGCTGGAGAAGCACAAGCACGCCTTCGCCGCGGCGCAGGCCGCCGAGGAGGCGCTGGAGCAGGGCCAGGGGTGGCCGTACGTGGAAGCCGTGCTGGGCCGGGTCGAGGAACTGGACCGTAAGGGCGAACCCTTCCTGGTCGAGGTGGCCCGGGAACTCGGTCTGGACTCCGAGGAGTTCGACACGGCGCTGATCGACGGCCGGCACATCCTGATCGTGGACGCCGACCAGGCCGAGGGCAAGGCGATCGGCGTCACCGGCACCCCGACGTATGTGATCGGCGGGGAGCGCCTGGACGGCGGCAAGAGCCAGGAAGGGCTGCGCGAGCGGATCGAGGAGATCGCGGACCGACTGCTGGCCGAGGCCGGGCAGGGCTGA
- a CDS encoding CGNR zinc finger domain-containing protein → MLITHDTRCALDAVVDLVNTAPEDDTAQDTLADVAALADFVRRNDISDVGVLSELDLSAVRKVRGKFARVFAESDARVASGLINELVAAAGTTPRLTDHDGYDWHVHYFAPGASVADHLAADCGMALAFFVVAGEQERLRRCEAPDCRRAFVDLSRNRSRRYCDSRTCGNRLHVAAYRARRKEAAG, encoded by the coding sequence GTGCTGATCACCCACGACACCCGGTGCGCCCTCGACGCCGTCGTGGATCTGGTGAACACCGCGCCGGAGGACGACACGGCGCAGGACACGCTGGCGGACGTTGCGGCGCTCGCCGATTTCGTGCGCAGGAATGACATCAGCGATGTCGGCGTGCTCTCGGAGCTCGACCTGTCCGCGGTGCGCAAGGTCCGGGGGAAGTTCGCCCGCGTCTTCGCGGAATCGGACGCCCGGGTCGCCTCGGGTCTGATCAACGAACTGGTCGCCGCCGCGGGCACCACCCCGCGGCTGACCGATCACGACGGCTACGACTGGCATGTGCACTACTTCGCACCCGGCGCCTCGGTCGCCGATCACCTGGCGGCCGACTGCGGCATGGCTCTGGCGTTCTTCGTGGTCGCCGGGGAGCAGGAGCGGCTGCGCCGCTGCGAGGCCCCCGACTGCCGGCGCGCCTTCGTGGACCTGTCCCGCAATCGCTCGCGCCGGTACTGCGACAGCCGCACCTGCGGCAACCGACTGCATGTGGCCGCCTACCGGGCGCGCCGCAAGGAGGCGGCGGGCTAG
- a CDS encoding SRPBCC family protein, whose amino-acid sequence MDWSHYRFRSRWTLPAPPAVVYAALERAEDYPRWWPQVREVDRLDDTSGVIRIRSVLPYDLVFTAREVRRDPAAGVLEIAMVGDLEGWARWTITPDGTGSLASYDQVVEVRKPLMRRLAVPGRPLFRANHWLMMRAGRRGLATHLEAV is encoded by the coding sequence ATGGACTGGTCCCATTACCGATTCCGCAGCCGATGGACCCTGCCCGCGCCGCCCGCCGTCGTCTACGCCGCCCTGGAGCGCGCCGAGGACTATCCGCGCTGGTGGCCCCAGGTGCGCGAGGTGGACCGGCTCGACGACACCAGCGGTGTGATCCGCATTCGCTCGGTCCTGCCGTACGACTTGGTCTTCACCGCGCGCGAGGTGCGGCGCGATCCGGCCGCCGGGGTGCTGGAGATCGCCATGGTCGGTGACCTGGAAGGCTGGGCACGCTGGACCATCACCCCGGACGGCACCGGCAGCCTGGCCAGCTACGACCAGGTCGTCGAGGTGCGCAAGCCGCTGATGCGCCGACTCGCCGTCCCCGGACGGCCCCTCTTCCGTGCCAACCACTGGCTGATGATGCGGGCCGGACGACGCGGTCTGGCCACCCACTTGGAAGCGGTTTGA
- a CDS encoding carbohydrate ABC transporter permease has product MTLVKEAPARPAGKRSAAPAAGRRGRRRENLAGYLFMSPWIAGFLLLTAGPMIASLYYAFTSYNLFTPPKWVGLDNFTTMFQDPRWQKSVEVTLKYVVVATPLKLLLALGVALLLAQSRRGQGLYRAAFYMPSLIGASVSVGFVWRALFSDDAVVDRTQKVFGLDVGGWIGNPDYVIYALVALSIWQFGAPMVIFLAGLKQVPRELYEAAEVDGAGPLRRFWNITLPMISPVLFFNVLLESIHAFQVFGSAYVVSDTRCGPADATLVYTCYLYQKGFKEAQMGFASAMAWTLVVAVALVTAVLFWSQKKWVHYEEAAK; this is encoded by the coding sequence ATGACGCTCGTCAAGGAAGCGCCCGCGCGCCCGGCCGGGAAGCGGTCCGCCGCTCCCGCCGCCGGGCGGCGCGGGCGGCGCCGCGAGAACCTCGCCGGCTATCTGTTCATGTCGCCGTGGATCGCGGGGTTCCTGCTGCTCACGGCGGGGCCGATGATCGCGTCGCTGTACTACGCGTTCACCAGCTACAACCTGTTCACCCCGCCCAAGTGGGTGGGCCTGGACAACTTCACGACGATGTTCCAGGACCCGCGCTGGCAGAAGTCGGTCGAGGTCACGCTGAAGTACGTCGTCGTGGCCACCCCGCTGAAACTGCTGCTCGCGCTCGGCGTCGCGCTGCTGCTCGCGCAGAGCCGGCGCGGCCAGGGCCTGTACCGGGCCGCGTTCTACATGCCCTCGCTGATCGGCGCCAGCGTCTCGGTGGGCTTCGTGTGGCGGGCGCTGTTCTCGGACGACGCGGTCGTGGACCGTACGCAGAAGGTCTTCGGTCTTGATGTGGGCGGCTGGATCGGCAACCCGGACTACGTCATCTACGCGCTGGTCGCGCTGAGCATCTGGCAGTTCGGCGCGCCGATGGTCATCTTCCTGGCCGGGCTCAAGCAGGTCCCGCGGGAGCTGTACGAGGCCGCCGAGGTGGACGGGGCCGGACCGCTGAGGCGGTTCTGGAACATCACGCTGCCGATGATCTCCCCGGTCCTGTTCTTCAACGTCCTGCTGGAGTCCATCCACGCGTTCCAGGTGTTCGGCTCCGCCTACGTCGTCTCCGACACCCGGTGCGGGCCCGCCGACGCGACTCTCGTCTACACCTGTTACCTCTACCAGAAGGGCTTCAAGGAGGCCCAGATGGGCTTCGCCTCCGCGATGGCCTGGACACTGGTGGTCGCGGTGGCGCTGGTCACGGCGGTCCTGTTCTGGTCGCAGAAGAAGTGGGTGCACTACGAGGAGGCCGCCAAGTGA
- a CDS encoding carbohydrate ABC transporter permease, producing the protein MTSATTPVVRSAKQRRRTGSIAWHVGALLVLAVVLYPVIWVVGASFKPSKDIIASLDLLPTEPVWANFSGLADGISGISISSFFWNSLMYAGLAVIGVVVSSSLTAYAFAKIGFAGRNLLFTLMIGTLLLPYHVLLIPQYVLFRNLELVDTLVPLVAGKFLATEAFFVFLMVQFMRGLPRELDEAAKLDGCGHFRTYWSIVLPLSRPAIITSAIFTFINAWNDFMGPLIYLNTPEKYTVSLGLMMFRDQEGISNYGSMIAMSLVALVPVIAFFMAFQRYLIDGMATSGLKG; encoded by the coding sequence GTGACCAGTGCCACCACCCCTGTCGTGCGCTCCGCCAAGCAGCGGCGGCGCACCGGATCGATCGCCTGGCACGTGGGCGCGCTGCTCGTCCTCGCGGTCGTGCTGTATCCCGTGATCTGGGTCGTCGGTGCCTCGTTCAAGCCGAGCAAGGACATCATCGCCAGCCTCGACCTGCTGCCCACCGAGCCGGTCTGGGCGAACTTCTCGGGGCTCGCCGACGGGATATCCGGCATCTCCATCAGCAGCTTCTTCTGGAACTCGCTGATGTACGCGGGTCTCGCCGTGATCGGCGTCGTGGTGTCCAGCTCGCTGACCGCGTACGCCTTCGCCAAGATCGGGTTCGCCGGGCGGAACCTGCTGTTCACGCTGATGATCGGCACCCTGCTGCTGCCGTACCACGTTCTGCTCATCCCGCAGTACGTGCTTTTCCGCAACCTGGAACTCGTGGACACGCTGGTGCCGTTGGTCGCGGGGAAGTTCCTGGCCACGGAGGCGTTCTTCGTCTTCCTGATGGTGCAGTTCATGCGCGGGCTGCCGCGCGAGTTGGACGAGGCCGCCAAGCTGGACGGCTGCGGGCATTTCAGGACCTACTGGTCCATCGTGCTGCCGCTGAGCCGCCCCGCCATCATCACCAGCGCCATCTTCACCTTCATCAACGCCTGGAACGACTTCATGGGCCCGTTGATCTACCTCAACACCCCCGAGAAGTACACCGTTTCGCTCGGCCTGATGATGTTCCGCGACCAGGAGGGCATCTCCAACTACGGCAGCATGATCGCGATGTCGTTGGTGGCGCTGGTGCCGGTCATCGCCTTCTTCATGGCCTTCCAGCGGTATCTGATCGACGGCATGGCGACCTCCGGACTGAAGGGGTGA
- a CDS encoding ABC transporter substrate-binding protein, protein MGTSRNVERRTILKAAGASAATLGLAATTGCGGDSGSGDGTVTLRYAWWGGEPRTIAIKKSIALFEKKYPKIKIKPEFTDYAAFWEKFQTQASGGNPPDVFQNAVGFLRKYDKRGVLMDLKTQADAGNLSLENFRNGVLANGQVDDKQLGIPVGANTMALVIDLKAFEKAGVEAKFGWTWDEYFDALQTIQDKLKISGDTGYFGIMYLYDLYLRQNGKAFFTDSDLGFTEDDLTQWWEDGYKRVRSGLVADPKKIEQVAPKSGLSAGLAASEFTWDNFSIRYEGEGESDYGLAPIPTTDGKQTGQYLGSLMLSAFSGTKHPKEVAQFIDFMVHDPEVGKIMGYDRGILATTEQYDAFTPADDNNKGVKAYEEEVADAGVLGKITPHPSGADVIEAAFLRIGGEVAQGKTKPADAAKALFSEAKAAFAG, encoded by the coding sequence GTGGGAACCAGCAGGAATGTTGAGAGGCGTACGATCCTGAAGGCGGCCGGTGCTTCGGCTGCCACGCTCGGGCTGGCCGCGACCACCGGCTGTGGGGGCGACAGCGGCTCCGGCGACGGGACGGTGACGCTCCGTTACGCCTGGTGGGGCGGCGAGCCGCGGACCATCGCCATCAAGAAGTCGATCGCGCTCTTCGAGAAGAAGTACCCGAAGATCAAGATCAAGCCGGAATTCACGGACTACGCCGCCTTCTGGGAGAAGTTCCAGACGCAGGCCTCCGGTGGAAATCCGCCGGACGTTTTCCAGAATGCCGTCGGCTTCCTGCGCAAGTACGACAAGCGCGGTGTTCTGATGGATCTCAAGACGCAGGCGGACGCCGGGAATCTGAGCCTGGAGAACTTCCGCAACGGCGTTCTGGCGAACGGTCAGGTCGACGACAAGCAACTCGGCATCCCGGTCGGCGCCAACACGATGGCGCTCGTCATCGACCTCAAGGCCTTCGAGAAGGCGGGCGTGGAGGCGAAGTTCGGCTGGACCTGGGACGAGTACTTCGACGCGCTCCAGACGATCCAGGACAAGCTGAAGATCTCCGGTGACACCGGCTACTTCGGCATCATGTACCTCTACGATCTGTACCTCCGTCAGAACGGCAAGGCCTTCTTCACCGACTCCGATCTCGGTTTCACCGAGGACGATCTGACGCAGTGGTGGGAGGACGGCTACAAGCGCGTCCGGTCCGGGCTGGTCGCCGACCCCAAGAAGATCGAGCAGGTCGCGCCCAAGTCCGGTCTGTCGGCGGGCCTCGCCGCCTCCGAGTTCACCTGGGACAACTTCTCCATCCGTTACGAGGGCGAGGGCGAGTCGGACTACGGGCTCGCGCCGATCCCCACCACCGACGGAAAGCAGACCGGCCAGTACCTCGGTTCGCTCATGCTCAGCGCCTTCTCCGGGACCAAGCACCCGAAGGAGGTCGCCCAGTTCATCGACTTCATGGTCCATGACCCCGAGGTCGGCAAGATCATGGGCTACGACCGCGGCATCCTGGCCACCACCGAGCAGTACGACGCGTTCACGCCCGCCGACGACAACAACAAGGGCGTCAAGGCGTACGAGGAGGAGGTCGCCGACGCCGGTGTGCTCGGGAAGATCACCCCGCACCCGTCCGGCGCCGATGTCATCGAGGCCGCGTTCCTGCGTATCGGCGGCGAGGTCGCCCAGGGCAAGACCAAGCCCGCCGACGCGGCCAAGGCGCTGTTCAGCGAGGCCAAGGCCGCGTTCGCGGGCTGA
- a CDS encoding exo-rhamnogalacturonan lyase family protein, with protein sequence MSPIPRRSLLKAAAVAGAAAQFSWALGAKDAQAAPRAAAGDGDPVTLDWLEDGGLGAAPGSTVGVPWPKGAFQEDQTFALTDADGKAVPVQTWPLAYWPDGSLKWTAHAVSSGGSGKLTLAAGEAAAPEKKVTVDKSGGTIDVSTGVITARIGKSGATIVKSVTRGSTEIARNGRLVLIRQPEIEDEDQGAVKTERFDGAISEVTVEQDGPVRVVVRIDGKHRKGTRSWLPFSLRLYFYAGADSFRMVHTVTFDGTQEPGKASGDFIRGLGVRFTVPMRDQSYDRHIRIGGEGTGLLREAVKGITGLRRDPGAAVQAAQFEGKKLPDPATWDQRVTTRLQYIPEWGDYTLAQLSADGFTLRKRTKKGHGWVGAGGGGRANGFGYVGGVSGGFSFGLRDFWEKFPAQLDIRDAQTDEAEVTLWLWSPEAQPMDLRFYHDGMGQDTFPEQLEGLNITYEDYEPGFGTPYGIARTSELLFWANESTPSADQLAQQIEAVRVLPQLAAPPRQLIKAGVFGPGLYSEPDRSTPAKARIEDHLDFLFTYYKDQVEMRRWYGFWDYGDIMHTYDTVRHQWRYDIGGYAWDNSELSPDLWLWFAYLRSGRSDIFRFAEAMTRHTGEVDVYHLGEWAGLGTRHGVQHYADSAKQQRIANTTYRRYYYFLTADERVGDLMHANVDSDETFLVLDPIRKIRTEPYTPDRHALSIGFGTDWSGLVSAWLTEWERKGPKWEKAKARVLSTMETIAAQPNGFVQGTGLYDLDTGKFAVADKPVVGVSHLSAVFGLNELCAELIDLVDMPKFNEAYFDYCRYFNATKAEQAARYGSNFGTLLLFQGHSRLDAYAAVKTGDEKLAKRAWEKFYNSDGYKESAPWKTEKLSGPVTLVPGSEATWVSTNDTALYGLAAIENLALLGDKMP encoded by the coding sequence ATGTCCCCCATCCCTCGCAGGTCCCTGCTCAAAGCGGCCGCCGTCGCCGGAGCCGCCGCGCAGTTCAGCTGGGCACTAGGGGCGAAGGACGCGCAGGCCGCGCCCAGAGCCGCCGCCGGTGACGGCGATCCCGTGACGCTGGACTGGCTGGAGGACGGCGGTCTCGGCGCCGCGCCCGGCTCGACCGTCGGGGTGCCCTGGCCGAAGGGCGCCTTCCAGGAGGACCAGACGTTCGCGCTGACGGACGCGGACGGCAAGGCGGTGCCCGTACAGACCTGGCCGCTCGCCTACTGGCCCGACGGATCCCTCAAGTGGACCGCGCACGCGGTGAGTTCGGGCGGCTCCGGCAAGCTCACCCTCGCCGCGGGCGAGGCCGCCGCCCCGGAGAAGAAGGTCACCGTCGACAAGAGCGGCGGCACCATCGACGTCTCGACCGGCGTCATCACCGCGAGGATCGGCAAGTCCGGCGCCACGATCGTCAAGTCGGTGACCCGGGGATCGACGGAGATCGCCCGCAACGGCCGCCTCGTCCTGATCCGCCAGCCCGAGATCGAGGACGAGGATCAGGGCGCGGTCAAGACCGAGCGCTTCGACGGAGCCATCTCCGAGGTCACCGTCGAACAGGACGGCCCGGTCCGCGTGGTCGTCCGCATCGACGGCAAGCACCGCAAGGGCACCCGCAGTTGGCTCCCCTTCTCCCTCCGCCTCTACTTCTACGCGGGCGCCGACTCCTTCCGCATGGTGCACACCGTCACCTTCGACGGCACCCAGGAACCCGGCAAGGCGAGCGGCGACTTCATCCGCGGCCTCGGTGTCCGCTTCACCGTCCCGATGCGCGATCAGTCCTACGACCGCCACATCCGCATCGGCGGCGAGGGCACCGGTCTGCTCCGCGAGGCCGTCAAGGGCATCACCGGACTGCGGCGGGACCCGGGCGCGGCCGTCCAGGCGGCCCAGTTCGAGGGCAAGAAGCTGCCCGACCCGGCGACTTGGGACCAGCGGGTCACCACCCGCCTCCAGTACATCCCCGAGTGGGGCGACTACACCCTCGCCCAGCTCTCCGCCGACGGTTTCACCCTGCGCAAGCGCACCAAGAAGGGCCACGGCTGGGTCGGCGCCGGCGGGGGCGGCCGCGCGAACGGCTTCGGGTACGTCGGGGGCGTCAGCGGCGGATTCTCCTTCGGCCTGCGGGACTTCTGGGAGAAGTTCCCCGCCCAGCTGGACATCCGCGACGCCCAGACCGACGAGGCCGAGGTCACCCTCTGGCTCTGGTCGCCCGAGGCCCAGCCCATGGACCTGCGCTTCTACCACGACGGCATGGGCCAGGACACCTTCCCCGAGCAGCTCGAAGGCCTCAACATCACCTACGAGGACTACGAGCCCGGCTTCGGCACCCCGTACGGCATCGCCCGCACCTCCGAACTCCTCTTCTGGGCCAATGAGTCGACCCCGTCGGCGGACCAACTGGCCCAGCAGATCGAGGCCGTACGCGTACTGCCGCAGCTCGCGGCCCCGCCCAGGCAGCTCATCAAGGCCGGAGTCTTCGGCCCCGGCCTGTACTCCGAGCCCGACCGCTCCACCCCCGCCAAGGCCAGGATCGAGGACCACCTCGACTTCCTCTTCACCTATTACAAGGACCAGGTGGAGATGCGCCGTTGGTACGGCTTCTGGGACTACGGCGACATCATGCACACCTACGACACCGTCCGGCACCAGTGGCGCTACGACATCGGCGGCTACGCCTGGGACAACTCCGAACTGTCGCCGGACCTCTGGCTCTGGTTCGCCTATCTGCGCTCCGGCCGCTCGGACATCTTCCGCTTCGCCGAGGCGATGACCCGGCACACCGGCGAGGTCGACGTCTACCACCTCGGCGAATGGGCGGGCCTCGGCACCCGGCACGGTGTGCAGCACTACGCCGACAGCGCCAAGCAACAGCGCATCGCCAACACGACGTACCGCCGCTACTACTACTTCCTCACGGCGGACGAACGGGTCGGCGACCTCATGCACGCCAACGTCGACTCCGACGAGACCTTCCTCGTCCTCGACCCCATCCGCAAGATCCGCACCGAGCCGTACACGCCCGACCGGCACGCGCTGTCGATCGGCTTCGGCACGGACTGGAGCGGCCTGGTCTCCGCCTGGCTGACCGAGTGGGAGCGCAAGGGGCCCAAGTGGGAGAAGGCCAAGGCGCGCGTTCTGTCCACGATGGAGACCATCGCCGCGCAGCCGAACGGCTTCGTCCAGGGCACCGGCCTCTACGACCTGGACACCGGGAAGTTCGCCGTCGCCGACAAGCCGGTGGTCGGGGTCTCGCACCTGTCCGCCGTGTTCGGCCTCAACGAGCTGTGCGCCGAGCTCATCGACCTCGTCGACATGCCGAAGTTCAACGAGGCGTACTTCGACTACTGCCGCTACTTCAATGCCACCAAGGCCGAGCAGGCGGCGCGGTACGGCTCCAACTTCGGGACGCTGCTGCTGTTCCAGGGCCACTCCCGGCTGGACGCGTACGCGGCCGTCAAGACCGGGGACGAGAAGCTCGCCAAGCGGGCGTGGGAGAAGTTCTACAACTCCGACGGCTACAAGGAGTCCGCGCCCTGGAAGACGGAGAAGCTGAGCGGTCCGGTCACCCTGGTTCCCGGCAGCGAGGCCACCTGGGTGTCCACGAACGACACCGCGCTGTACGGCCTCGCCGCCATCGAGAACCTGGCGTTGCTGGGGGACAAGATGCCGTAG
- a CDS encoding TIGR02611 family protein — protein sequence MNTGSSEPGEVAMASNETDLDGAKTERGLGSRAPEFIKARRMLHLSWQVGVFIIGLAVVALGIVMLPLPGPGWVVIFGGMAIWATEFVWAQLVLRWTKRKVTEAAQRALDPKVRRRNIILTSIGLVIVAVLVGIYLWKFGIVMPWKIKDQ from the coding sequence ATGAACACGGGGAGTAGCGAGCCTGGCGAGGTGGCCATGGCCTCGAACGAGACCGATCTGGACGGTGCGAAGACCGAGCGGGGGCTCGGTTCGAGAGCGCCGGAATTCATCAAGGCACGCCGCATGCTGCACCTCAGTTGGCAGGTGGGTGTCTTCATCATCGGCCTGGCGGTCGTGGCGCTCGGCATCGTCATGCTGCCGCTGCCCGGACCCGGCTGGGTCGTGATCTTCGGCGGCATGGCGATCTGGGCGACCGAGTTCGTCTGGGCCCAGCTGGTGCTGCGCTGGACCAAGCGCAAGGTCACCGAGGCCGCCCAGCGCGCCCTTGATCCGAAGGTGCGCCGCCGCAACATCATCCTGACGTCGATCGGGCTGGTGATCGTGGCCGTGCTGGTCGGCATCTACCTCTGGAAGTTCGGCATCGTCATGCCCTGGAAGATCAAGGACCAGTGA